Proteins from a single region of Puntigrus tetrazona isolate hp1 chromosome 2, ASM1883169v1, whole genome shotgun sequence:
- the rab2a gene encoding ras-related protein Rab-2A, whose amino-acid sequence MAYAYLFKYIIIGDTGVGKSCLLLQFTDKRFQPVHDLTIGVEFGARMITIDGKQIKLQIWDTAGQESFRSITRSYYRGAAGALLVYDITRRDTFNHLTTWLEDARQHSNSNMVIMLIGNKSDLESRREVKKEEGEAFAREHGLIFMETSAKTASNVEEAFINTAKEIYEKIQEGVFDINNEANGIKIGPQHAATNSTMGGSQGGQQAGGGCC is encoded by the exons ATGGCGTACGCGTATCTCTTCAAATACATCATAATCGGAGACACGG GTGTGGGGAAGTCGTGCctattattacagtttacagATAAGCGCTTTCAGCCAGTGCATGATCTCACTATCG GTGTTGAATTCGGAGCGAGAATGATAACTATAGATGGCAAACAGATAAAACTTCAGATCTGGGATACG GCCGGACAGGAGTCCTTCCGCTCGATCACCAGGTCCTACTACAGAGGTGCAGCTGGGGCTCTGCTAGTTTATGACATCACAAG AAGGGACACCTTTAACCACTTGACAACCTGGTTAGAAGATGCTCGTCAACATTCCAACTCTAACATGGTCATTATGCTCATCGGAAATAAAAG TGATTTGGAGTCACGGAGAGAGGTGAAGAAAGAGGAGGGTGAGGCCTTTGCCAGAGAACATGGACTGATCTTCATGGAAACTTCTGCAAAGACCGCATCAAACGTAGAAGAG gcATTTATCAACACGGCCAAGGAAATTTATGAAAAGATCCAGGAGGGAGTCTTTGATATAAACAATGAG GCTAACGGCATCAAGATTGGACCCCAGCATGCTGCCACCAACTCTACGATGGGCGGCAGTCAGGGAGGACAGCAAGCCGGAGGGGGCTGTTGCTGA